Proteins co-encoded in one Bacillus paramycoides genomic window:
- a CDS encoding Gfo/Idh/MocA family protein: protein MNIGIIGAGSIARAHSRALSTIDNCKLVGVYDVNSENADKLVGDFGGKVFDSYEELLEVVDGVIISSPNFCHKSQAVQALLKNKHVLCEKPMAISCEEAKYMMTIAKNTNLVASMGFNYRYLSYVKALKQLIQNEELGEIVVIRLHFKKNSAFRRTSFTWRDDFQSNRTSGALGDLGIHLIDLLWFLFESDFREDTVRTKIKTNVKEKESKPVFVDDYAEVYGQLENKVFVNITTSKSSFPDDCGFSIEVIGTKKEYKYSSKEPNKYRLFDGLEKHEIALPLPLLVDPENEIFEWSDSFRSEILEWAKAAEGGPKKSVATFEDGFRSQVILDMFFDKSSSNKERSVATI from the coding sequence ATGAATATTGGGATTATAGGTGCAGGAAGTATTGCAAGAGCTCATTCTAGAGCATTATCAACTATTGATAATTGTAAATTAGTTGGAGTGTATGATGTTAATTCTGAGAATGCCGATAAATTGGTAGGGGATTTTGGTGGGAAGGTTTTTGATAGCTATGAAGAGTTACTAGAAGTAGTTGATGGGGTAATAATATCTTCCCCGAATTTTTGTCATAAATCTCAAGCTGTTCAAGCATTATTAAAAAACAAACATGTTTTATGTGAAAAGCCTATGGCGATTTCTTGTGAGGAAGCAAAGTACATGATGACAATAGCGAAAAATACTAATTTAGTCGCTTCAATGGGGTTTAATTATCGCTACTTATCCTATGTTAAGGCTTTAAAGCAATTAATTCAAAATGAAGAATTAGGGGAAATAGTAGTAATAAGATTGCATTTTAAAAAAAATAGCGCTTTTAGGAGAACTTCGTTTACTTGGCGAGATGATTTTCAAAGTAATAGAACTAGTGGAGCCTTGGGAGATTTGGGAATTCATCTAATAGATTTACTATGGTTTTTATTTGAGAGTGATTTTAGAGAGGATACCGTTCGAACTAAAATCAAAACAAATGTTAAGGAAAAAGAAAGCAAACCAGTTTTTGTTGATGACTATGCTGAGGTTTATGGCCAATTGGAAAATAAGGTTTTTGTTAATATTACAACATCTAAAAGTTCATTTCCTGATGATTGTGGTTTTAGTATAGAGGTAATAGGTACGAAAAAAGAATATAAGTATTCTTCTAAAGAGCCAAATAAATATAGACTCTTTGATGGATTGGAAAAACATGAAATCGCATTACCATTACCTTTACTAGTCGATCCAGAAAATGAGATTTTTGAATGGTCTGATTCTTTTAGAAGTGAAATTTTAGAATGGGCAAAGGCTGCGGAAGGTGGTCCTAAAAAGTCTGTAGCAACATTTGAAGATGGATTTCGTTCACAAGTTATTTTGGATATGTTTTTTGATAAAAGCAGTAGTAATAAAGAGCGATCTGTAGCAACTATTTAG
- a CDS encoding LacI family DNA-binding transcriptional regulator, whose translation MVTINEIAKLCNVSNATVSRVLNNHPYVNSEKREKIIKVMQEFNYTPSAIARNLRINKTQTIALSIPNIDHPFFGKLAREISKELLKHNYKLLIYQTFYEKKIELELLSLLKNKAVDGVILASLENSWENIEHYLAYGPIILCNEYEENAPIPIICYDEFEAGYKAVKHLISKGHKKIGFCFDSLNSQAQLKRQQGYLHALKEKQLPFNKNWLFGDAITINDGFKIFEKLDKLKDKPTALFTGNDQVAAGVIKGATIKGYSIPTDLAVCGYDNQLICTVTTPTISTIDIPIVELSKRTVNEILLYINTDESIKRKIIEYPTNLIIREST comes from the coding sequence ATGGTAACAATTAATGAAATAGCTAAATTATGTAATGTATCAAATGCTACGGTTTCAAGAGTTCTAAATAATCATCCTTATGTAAATTCAGAAAAACGTGAGAAAATAATAAAAGTAATGCAAGAATTCAACTATACTCCTAGTGCTATTGCTAGGAATCTTAGGATAAATAAGACACAAACCATTGCTCTATCAATTCCAAATATAGATCATCCTTTTTTCGGGAAATTAGCTAGAGAAATTTCTAAAGAATTATTAAAACACAATTACAAATTGCTAATTTATCAGACTTTTTATGAGAAAAAAATAGAGCTTGAATTACTTTCATTACTAAAGAATAAAGCTGTAGATGGTGTAATTCTCGCATCCCTAGAAAATAGTTGGGAAAATATAGAGCATTATTTAGCATATGGGCCCATAATACTTTGTAATGAGTATGAGGAAAATGCACCTATTCCGATAATTTGTTACGATGAATTTGAAGCTGGATACAAAGCTGTTAAACATTTAATAAGCAAAGGTCATAAAAAAATTGGCTTTTGTTTTGACTCTCTTAATAGTCAAGCACAATTAAAACGCCAACAAGGTTATCTGCATGCCTTAAAAGAAAAACAATTACCATTCAATAAAAATTGGCTATTTGGAGATGCAATTACTATTAATGATGGATTTAAAATTTTTGAGAAACTAGATAAATTAAAAGATAAACCTACTGCATTATTTACTGGAAATGATCAAGTTGCTGCTGGAGTCATTAAAGGAGCTACTATTAAAGGGTATTCTATTCCAACTGACTTAGCTGTTTGTGGTTATGATAATCAATTAATTTGTACAGTTACAACCCCAACAATTAGTACTATTGATATTCCAATTGTTGAACTGAGTAAACGTACCGTTAACGAGATACTACTATATATAAATACAGATGAATCTATTAAACGTAAAATTATTGAATATCCTACTAACTTAATTATTCGTGAATCTACATAA
- a CDS encoding HAD-IIB family hydrolase, with translation MSISNEVLQSLNFERLPQVKKPKYVVFCDFDETYYPHNMDDSKRSNMKLLEKYLYEHGSKGDLVIGWITGSSLESIVEKMKKGGIQYFPHFVASGLGTEITYFDSNGTTIDDQIWEERIIEGGFDSSKIERILKLLELKYEIFLRPQTQLGSSKYKFNFYYEEQNEFIDAKNLEKIEEIGEIFQVGVNINKCNPLAGDPENCYDVDFIPLGTGKDEIVKFILDKYELDKTNAIAFGDSGNDLRMLQAVRHGYLVENATEEAKKTHSMLAQGEYSIGILNTLKHIIN, from the coding sequence ATGTCAATAAGTAATGAAGTTTTACAGTCTTTAAATTTTGAAAGATTACCACAAGTTAAAAAGCCTAAGTATGTAGTGTTCTGTGATTTTGATGAAACTTATTATCCTCATAACATGGATGATTCTAAAAGAAGCAATATGAAATTGTTAGAAAAGTATTTGTATGAACACGGAAGTAAAGGGGATTTAGTAATTGGTTGGATAACGGGAAGTAGTTTAGAATCAATTGTTGAAAAAATGAAAAAGGGTGGTATTCAGTATTTCCCTCATTTTGTGGCGAGTGGATTAGGTACAGAAATAACGTACTTTGATAGTAATGGGACTACTATAGATGATCAAATTTGGGAAGAGAGAATTATAGAGGGTGGTTTTGATTCTTCGAAGATTGAAAGAATTCTTAAATTGCTAGAATTAAAATATGAAATTTTTTTAAGACCTCAGACACAATTAGGAAGTTCTAAGTACAAATTTAATTTTTATTATGAAGAGCAAAATGAATTTATTGATGCAAAGAATTTAGAAAAGATAGAAGAAATCGGAGAGATATTCCAAGTTGGAGTTAATATTAACAAATGTAATCCATTAGCTGGTGATCCAGAAAATTGCTATGATGTAGATTTTATTCCACTTGGAACAGGTAAAGATGAGATAGTGAAATTTATTTTAGACAAGTACGAACTAGATAAAACAAATGCAATTGCTTTTGGAGATAGTGGGAATGATTTAAGGATGCTACAAGCTGTAAGGCATGGCTATTTAGTAGAAAATGCAACAGAAGAGGCCAAAAAAACACACTCAATGCTAGCTCAAGGTGAATACTCGATTGGAATTTTAAATACTCTAAAGCACATTATTAATTAA
- a CDS encoding DUF2164 family protein, which translates to MEIKISKKDKIDISKKLKSFLAEQYSLELGEYISYELLEFIIKELNPHFNQVTRDRLEMLLKNIEKDIYSQ; encoded by the coding sequence ATGGAGATAAAGATTAGTAAAAAGGATAAGATTGATATCTCTAAAAAATTAAAGTCTTTTTTAGCTGAACAGTATTCACTGGAATTGGGTGAATACATAAGCTATGAGTTACTTGAATTCATAATAAAGGAATTAAATCCACATTTTAATCAAGTTACTAGGGATAGGTTGGAAATGTTGTTAAAGAATATAGAGAAAGATATATACAGTCAATAG
- a CDS encoding MFS transporter yields MRLMFYYGCLFYFIVGIIHVCIGSLIPSLIQYYGRTPDQLGVLIFFQFTGFLFGVLSSPILVRKYHYFKTITLGVLVMSIVLGGFIYIKEWAYLSVICFVLGYGAGLLETTVGSFIISAERNSAAKFSILEVWFGVGALGFPLLVNYIIKFYEWYFILYGILLFFIFTLFVWYMFGRTKFLNFSPQNNEKGGASLSSFTLKFKSEKITVILFISLFAFLYAGIETNLANFLSTIMILTNNELISSLSISCFWLAIVIGRILVGKLAHKFNYWTYITSSCFTLVILLSLFPFVRGTGMYLFIIFIIGLVIAGVFPITLILASRIMENNIDQVTSLFIASASLGGALVSFLISWSLSLNTITVTFGIFSLFALSLGCIILKMRKIATYGNESAKKVESMKNL; encoded by the coding sequence ATGCGGTTAATGTTTTATTATGGTTGCTTGTTTTATTTTATTGTAGGAATCATACATGTTTGTATCGGTAGTTTAATTCCTTCATTAATACAATATTATGGAAGAACCCCTGATCAATTAGGTGTTTTAATATTTTTTCAATTTACAGGTTTTTTATTTGGTGTTCTAAGTTCGCCTATACTAGTAAGAAAGTATCATTATTTTAAAACAATAACATTAGGTGTTTTAGTAATGTCCATCGTTCTAGGAGGTTTTATATATATAAAAGAATGGGCATATTTATCTGTTATTTGCTTTGTATTAGGCTATGGAGCAGGTTTGTTAGAAACTACGGTGGGTTCCTTTATTATTTCAGCAGAAAGGAATAGTGCTGCTAAATTTAGCATTCTTGAAGTATGGTTTGGGGTTGGGGCGCTAGGGTTTCCGTTACTAGTTAATTATATTATAAAATTTTATGAATGGTATTTTATTCTTTATGGGATATTACTATTCTTTATTTTTACACTATTTGTTTGGTACATGTTTGGACGTACAAAATTTCTAAATTTTTCTCCTCAAAATAATGAAAAGGGAGGAGCATCCCTTTCCTCATTTACTCTGAAATTTAAAAGTGAAAAGATTACAGTTATATTATTTATTTCACTTTTTGCATTCTTATATGCAGGCATAGAAACTAATCTTGCAAATTTTTTATCTACAATAATGATTCTTACCAATAATGAATTAATCAGTTCATTGAGTATATCTTGTTTTTGGCTAGCAATAGTTATAGGAAGAATACTTGTAGGTAAGCTAGCCCATAAATTTAATTATTGGACATACATTACATCTAGTTGCTTTACATTAGTGATTCTTTTATCTCTATTTCCCTTTGTTCGAGGTACAGGTATGTATTTGTTTATCATCTTTATTATTGGTTTAGTCATAGCGGGTGTTTTTCCAATAACATTAATCTTAGCTTCCCGTATTATGGAAAATAATATTGATCAAGTGACTAGTCTATTTATCGCATCGGCCAGTTTAGGGGGGGCACTAGTATCTTTCTTAATTAGCTGGAGTCTATCATTAAATACTATAACTGTTACTTTTGGGATATTTTCACTTTTTGCATTGAGTCTAGGTTGTATTATTTTAAAAATGAGGAAAATTGCAACTTACGGTAACGAAAGTGCCAAAAAGGTAGAAAGTATGAAAAATTTATAG
- a CDS encoding DegT/DnrJ/EryC1/StrS family aminotransferase: MKTLTTISGHSKDNLALLKCLQGETKEKEFEISNILPNHKMKEKLFRENKLKIDIDIEKDIFNYSRKNIQKIEFMPVNRLISQDEVEKIIGVLKDVLPTGQFTSGPFSKKLEEVIGSYLNKKFVIATSSGTDALMVSLLSIGIQPGDEVIMPANSFAATENAVLAVGAKPIFVDIDQKSYCIDPSKIEEAITKKTKCILPVHLYGKQCEMKKIREIADIYQLRVIEDACQAIGSSNLGEYGDIIVLSFNPYKNFGVCGKAGAIITDNETLAIRCNQYSYHGFEIDKKNKKVLDFGFNSKIDNLQAAIGLERIKYLSYNNLKRAYLAQRYIRDLKELEDRELIKLPTMTEDNVWHLFPIRVENGRRDELKNKLYQLYNIETDIYYPILSHKQNTKWIKENYLQNNMFNTEQVHKEILHLPLHPNMMLEEQNFVLEGLFNVNK, encoded by the coding sequence GTGAAAACTCTTACTACAATTTCTGGACATAGTAAAGACAATTTAGCTTTATTAAAGTGCCTACAGGGGGAAACAAAAGAAAAAGAATTTGAAATTAGTAATATATTGCCGAATCACAAGATGAAAGAGAAATTATTTAGGGAAAACAAATTGAAAATAGATATTGATATAGAAAAAGATATTTTCAATTATAGCAGAAAAAATATACAGAAAATAGAATTTATGCCAGTTAATCGGTTGATTTCTCAAGATGAGGTTGAAAAAATTATTGGAGTTTTAAAAGATGTTTTACCAACAGGTCAATTTACAAGTGGACCATTTTCAAAAAAGCTAGAAGAAGTAATCGGAAGTTATTTAAATAAAAAGTTTGTAATTGCAACAAGCAGTGGTACAGATGCCCTTATGGTGTCATTGTTATCTATTGGTATTCAGCCTGGAGATGAAGTAATTATGCCAGCTAATAGTTTTGCGGCTACTGAAAATGCCGTGTTAGCAGTCGGAGCAAAACCTATATTTGTAGATATAGATCAGAAGAGTTATTGTATTGATCCATCTAAAATAGAAGAAGCTATCACCAAAAAAACTAAATGCATTTTACCTGTACATTTGTATGGTAAACAATGTGAAATGAAAAAAATTCGTGAAATTGCGGATATATATCAATTAAGAGTTATTGAAGATGCATGTCAAGCTATTGGTTCTTCAAATCTTGGAGAATATGGAGATATTATTGTCCTTAGTTTTAATCCATATAAGAATTTTGGTGTATGTGGTAAGGCAGGAGCAATAATTACTGATAATGAAACTCTTGCCATTCGTTGCAATCAATATAGTTATCATGGATTTGAAATTGATAAAAAAAATAAAAAGGTATTAGACTTTGGATTCAATTCTAAAATTGATAATTTGCAAGCAGCTATTGGTTTGGAAAGAATTAAGTACTTATCATATAACAATTTAAAAAGGGCGTATTTAGCTCAACGATATATACGTGATTTAAAAGAATTAGAGGATAGAGAACTAATTAAGCTACCTACAATGACAGAAGATAATGTCTGGCACCTTTTTCCGATTAGAGTTGAAAATGGAAGAAGAGACGAGTTGAAAAATAAATTGTACCAATTGTATAACATTGAAACAGATATTTATTATCCGATATTATCTCATAAACAAAATACTAAGTGGATAAAGGAAAATTATTTGCAAAACAATATGTTCAATACAGAGCAAGTTCATAAAGAAATATTACATTTACCTTTACATCCAAATATGATGTTAGAAGAGCAAAATTTCGTTTTGGAGGGATTATTCAATGTCAATAAGTAA